In a single window of the Littorina saxatilis isolate snail1 linkage group LG5, US_GU_Lsax_2.0, whole genome shotgun sequence genome:
- the LOC138967775 gene encoding uncharacterized protein, which yields MSEPTAIGLAFSVPYGPEPTDIGLAFSVPYGPEPTAIGLAFSVPYGPEPTAIGLAFSVPYGPEPTAIGLAFSVPYGPEPTDIGIAFSVPYGPEPTDIGIAYSVPYGPEPTDIGLAFSVPYGPEPTDIGIAYSVPYGPEPTDIGLAFSVPYGPEPTAIGLAFSVPYGPEPTDIGIAYSVPYGPEPTDIGLAFSVPYGPEPTDIGLAFSVPYGPEPTDIGIAYSVPYGPEPTDIGIAFSVPYGPEPTDIGLAFSVPYGPEPTDIGLAYSVPYGPEPTDIGLAFSVPYGPEPTDIGLAFSVPYGPEPTDIGLAYSVPYGPEPTDIGLAFSVPYGPEPTDIGLAFSVPYGPEPTDIGLAFSVPYGPEPTDIGIAFSGCAQSLANDK from the exons ATGAGCg AGCCCACGGCCATAGGACTAGCTTTCTCTGTCCCGTACGGCCCAGAGCCCACAGACATAGGACTAGCTTTCTCTGTCCCGTACGGCCCAGAGCCCACAGCCATAGGACTAGCTTTCTCTGTCCCGTACGGCCCAGAGCCCACAGCCATAGGACTAGCTTTCTCTGTCCCGTACGGCCCAGAGCCCACAGCCATAGGACTAGCTTTCTCTGTCCCGTACGGCCCAGAGCCCACAGACATAGGAATAGCTTTCTCTGTCCCGTACGGCCCAGAGCCCACAGACATAGGAATAGCTTACTCTGTCCCGTACGGCCCAGAGCCCACAGACATAGGACTAGCTTTCTCTGTCCCGTACGGCCCAGAGCCCACAGACATAGGAATAGCTTACTCTGTCCCGTACGGCCCAGAGCCCACAGACATAGGACTAGCTTTCTCTGTCCCGTACGGCCCAGAGCCCACAGCCATAGGACTAGCTTTCTCTGTCCCGTACGGCCCAGAGCCCACAGACATAGGAATAGCTTACTCTGTCCCGTACGGCCCAGAGCCCACAGACATAGGACTAGCTTTCTCTGTCCCGTACGGCCCAGAGCCCACAGACATAGGACTAGCTTTCTCTGTCCCGTACGGCCCAGAGCCCACAGACATAGGAATAGCTTACTCTGTCCCGTACGGCCCAGAGCCCACAGACATAGGAATAGCTTTCTCTGTCCCGTACGGCCCAGAGCCCACAGACATAGGACTAGCTTTCTCTGTCCCGTACGGCCCAGAGCCCACAGACATAGGACTAGCTTACTCTGTCCCGTACGGCCCAGAGCCCACAGACATAGGACTAGCTTTCTCTGTCCCGTACGGCCCAGAGCCCACAGACATAGGACTAGCTTTCTCTGTCCCGTACGGCCCAGAGCCCACAGACATAGGACTAGCTTACTCTGTCCCGTACGGCCCAGAGCCCACAGACATAGGACTAGCTTTCTCTGTCCCGTACGGCCCAGAGCCCACAGACATAGGACTAGCTTTCTCTGTCCCGTACGGCCCAGAGCCCACAGACATAGGACTAGCTTTCTCTGTCCCGTACGGCCCAGAGCCCACAGACATAGGAATAGCTTTCTCTGGCTGTGCCCAGAGCCTggcaaa TGACAAGTAA